From one Eucalyptus grandis isolate ANBG69807.140 chromosome 9, ASM1654582v1, whole genome shotgun sequence genomic stretch:
- the LOC104420683 gene encoding acidic 26 kDa endochitinase-like gives MANARASKNVAAAWRCRKHPKHRQPAGVCLLCLSKKVSQLSSGHYLHSSASANRRNYKHGPTGKALGFDGLRNQEKVSNDSLVAFKTALWLWMTERKPKPSCPVVMVGK, from the exons ATGGCGAACGCAAGGGCGTCCAAGAATGTGGCTGCCGCTTGGCGGTGCAGGAAGCACCCGAAGCACCGGCAGCCAGCCGGCGTGTGCTTGCTCTGCTTGAGCAAGAAGGTCTCCCAGCTGTCCAGCGGCCACTATCTACATAGCTCGGCCAGCGCGAACAGGCG GAACTACAAACACGGACCCACCGGGAAGGCGCTGGGCTTCGACGGGCTGAGGAACCAGGAGAAAGTGTCCAACGACTCGCTGGTGGCGTTCAAGACGGCGCTGTGGCTCTGGATGACGGAGAGGAAGCCCAAGCCCTCTTGCCCCGTCGTCATGGTCGGGAAGTAA